Within Argonema galeatum A003/A1, the genomic segment CAGCACGCACTGCGATCGGCCCAAGGACAGCAGGCGCTAGAATATCTCAAATCCCAACGTCAGCTGAGTGAAGAAACGATCCAACAGTTTCAGCTAGGCTATGCACCGGCGGGTTGGGAAACGCTTTACCGCTACTTAGTGGAACAGAAAGGTTTTTCTGTTCATTTGGTGGAACAGGCGGGGTTGATTAAGTCTCGCAAGGAGGGGGGTGGTTATTATGATGTATTTCGCGATCGCTTAATTATACCCATCTGCGACATCCAAGGACGTGCGATCGCTTTTGGGGGCAGAACTCTTACCAACGACCAGCCCAAATATCTCAACTCACCCGAAACCCAACTATTTAATAAAGGTAAAACTTTATTTGCTTTAGATAAAGCCAAAGACGCCATTGCAAAGCTTGATCGAGGTATCGTGGTGGAGGGATACTTTGATGCGATCGCACTCCATGCCGCCGGAATTACCAACGCAGTCGCCTCCCTTGGCACAGCACTCAGCATAGATCAAATACGCCTGTTGTTGCGCTACACCGAATCCAAACAACTGGTACTCAACTTCGACGCCGACAAAGCAGGTACTAGCGCAGCTCAAAGAGCAATTGGAGAAATCGCCGACTTAGCCTACCGGGGAGAAGTGCAATTGCGAATTCTCAATATACCCGATGGCAAAGACGCCGATGAATTCCTCAAAACATATTCCCCAGAAGAATATCACCATCTGCTGACAACCGCGCCACTCTGGTTAGACTGGCAGATTCAGCAAATGCTGGTCAATAAAAATCTCAAACAAGCCGATATTTATCAGCAAGTTGTTCAGCAAATGATGAAATTACTGAACAACATTGGCAACCCAGATACGCGATCGCACTACATCAACTCCTGTGCAGAAATTCTCAGCCAAGGCGATGCGCGACGGGTATCTTTGGTTGCCGAAAATCTCATGGCTCAACTTAAAAGAACCCAGCGTGCTGGCCTAGTTGGTATAGCTACCAAGCGTTCTAGTCCTCCTGAATCGATACCAGCTTCTTCTGAGAGCGAGAAATTAGAGAAAGCAGAGGCTTTACTTTTGCGCCTTTATCTGCATTGTCCCGAATGTCGTCAAGCGATCGCAGATATTTTAGAGGAGCGAGATTTGCAATTCAGTCTTTCCCACCACAGATTTTTGTGGCGACAGATTTTACATTTACAGGAAACAGCCGCACAACTAGAACTAGACTTGATCTCGAAGCTGCAAGATAATAACCTAGAATTTAAGCAAGAAATGAGCCAAGTTTCTCCCCTGTTTCACTTAGATGAAAAGAGCCAGCGAGATATTTCCCGCACCTCCAAACAGATTCAATCTGCTGTCAACCGGATAGAGCTAGTGATGTGTGAAAAA encodes:
- the dnaG gene encoding DNA primase; protein product: MQIPRLHPDTIEQVKQRSDIVDVIADRVVLRKRGKDFVGLCPFHDEKSPSFTVSPNKQMYYCFGCQAGGNAIDFLMQLGKLPFSDVVLELAKRYAVPVQTLEPEQRQELQRQITLRDQLYEILAVTAAFYQHALRSAQGQQALEYLKSQRQLSEETIQQFQLGYAPAGWETLYRYLVEQKGFSVHLVEQAGLIKSRKEGGGYYDVFRDRLIIPICDIQGRAIAFGGRTLTNDQPKYLNSPETQLFNKGKTLFALDKAKDAIAKLDRGIVVEGYFDAIALHAAGITNAVASLGTALSIDQIRLLLRYTESKQLVLNFDADKAGTSAAQRAIGEIADLAYRGEVQLRILNIPDGKDADEFLKTYSPEEYHHLLTTAPLWLDWQIQQMLVNKNLKQADIYQQVVQQMMKLLNNIGNPDTRSHYINSCAEILSQGDARRVSLVAENLMAQLKRTQRAGLVGIATKRSSPPESIPASSESEKLEKAEALLLRLYLHCPECRQAIADILEERDLQFSLSHHRFLWRQILHLQETAAQLELDLISKLQDNNLEFKQEMSQVSPLFHLDEKSQRDISRTSKQIQSAVNRIELVMCEKLSRHFLDLWKKTNLSSDPERKQQYYQEFNDAKQRSMDLEREYEVKFSDLGEI